A region of the Peredibacter starrii genome:
ATTGAACGGGCCAAAGAGATGGGGATGAAAGTTAGTCCCCGGCCTTCAGAAAAAGAGTTTCTCAAAATTGTCTTGAAGACCCATACCGGAATGACTGACGAGGCCTTTGAAAAAGAAGTAAAAGAGTTTTTTGATACTGCTCTTCATCCTACCTACAAAGTTCCAATAGATCAGACAGTCTATCAACCTCAATTGGAACTCATGCAACTACTTAAGGACCACGGATTCACGATTTACATCTCTTCCGGTGGAACGATTGAATTCATGAGGACTTTCAGCCAGAGGCTTTATCAAATTCCTGGTGAAAGGGTGATCGGTTCAAACTTTGCCTACGCATTTGAACCTAAGACCAATCAGCTTAATCGCCTTCAAAAGTTTGAATTCAACAATGATAAAGAAAAAAAGCCCATAGGAATCCAGAGGAACATCGGAAAACGTCCAGTCATCGCCTGCGGAAATGTCGGCAATGAAGGTGACGTACAGATGCTTCGCTACTCACAAGGAAGTAAATACCGCTCTCTTCAATTACTCGTAAACCATGATGATGGTGCCCGAGAATTTGTTTATGGAGAGCCCAAGAATACTTCTCTTAACTGGGCCCAGCAATATAAGTGGAACGTCATCAGTATGAAAAAAGACTGGCTCAAAGTATTTCCAGATAAAAAAGAAGCTGTAGAATAGGTTAATGACCTATCAGTCGATGAAGCCCATCATTTTGAATTTCTTGCACGTCTCAAGAGATGCCATCCATATACATGTGGGATTTATCTGCTTAGTACTGACACTTCTCTTCACAAAGAAAAAGCTTAATTCCTTTTACTCTATATTACCGGGCTTCATCGTATCAGTATTAATGGAGCTTATGGATTTGAGAGATGACTACGTTGCAAGAGGTGTTCTGAAATTCGGCGCAAGTCTGCACGATCTGGTGAACACGAACTTCATTCCCTTCATACTTGTGCTCTTAGCGAAACGTTTGAAAACCAAACTTGTTTCCAACGAGTAGTCTTCTCAATCTTACTTAGTTTTTTGGGTGAGGCCGTGACCTTTTCACCAAACCTTCCATTTATAACTTCACTATTGACCGCTCCGTAAAGGACGTCATCTTCTTGATAAGTCACTCCAACGACAAAACTGCAGTGCTTACAAAACAGAAACTCAGCACTCTCACTTCCTTGCCGAAAATGCCCTACTTGGTTTTTGAATTCAAAACTTAGTGTCCCCTTCGGATCAGAGATATAAGAGATGTTCTGCTTTTGACAGAAATCACAATCACAGGCCCTTGGATGATAGGCATCAGCTGGTTCAGAGAGTGTCAAAGTCAGATGAATATTACCGCAGTAGCAAGTACCCTTTAATTTCGTCATGGAATAATCATTCAATAAATTATTCGATCATGCAAATCAGTAATTGCAACTCACTTGCAATTACATTATAACCCTGTTTATGAAAAGACAAATCTCCATCGACGCTACTCGGGGACTGGTCATGCTACTTATGTTAGTGGATCACGCTCGAGAATTTTTTTATTACCATGCTCAGGTTTCGGATCCGGTCAATATCGCGACCACTCCTGCTGATCTTTTCTTCACCAGACTTTCGGCCCATCTCTGTGCTCCGGTGTTTGTGGCCCTGACGGGTTTAGCAGCGTATTTATATCAAAGCAAAAATGGGAAAAGTGCCACTTCGGAATTTCTCTTAAAGCGCGGATTGTTTCTGATTGTTTTGGAACTAACCGTAATTAGCTTTGGATGGAGCTTCTCTTTCACTCCTTCAATGATGTTCCTCCAAGTTATCTGGGCGATTGGAGTCTCAATGATTTGCCTCTCTGGAATTCTCTGGCTTCCAAGGAAAGCACTCATTGCTCTAGGTCTTACCATTGTGATTGGACATAATATACTCGACCCCATTTCATTTGATTCTGGTATCGCCCACACGCTTTGGGCAATTATTCATGATCGAGGTATAATCGACATTTTTGGTATGAAAGTCAGAACATCATATCCGGTTTTACCTTGGATTGGTGTTATTACTCTTGGGTTCGGAATCGGGCCATGGTTCTCGACGAATCAAGAAAGCAAAAACAAAAATTTAATCAACACCGGACTTATCTTTCTGATCACGTTCCTTCTTTTAAGAATGATCAATATCTACGGAGAACCACTTCCATGGAAAATCGAAAACAACTTCGTTCAAACAGTCATGTCCTTCTTCAATCTAACGAAGTATCCGCCTTCATTGGATTTCCTCCTGCTTACGTTGGGAACAGGCATGCTTCTACTAAGAGGTCTCGAGAAAGAAACTCGTTTCACGCGGTTTCTGGCAGTGTTTGGAAGTACCCCACTTTTCTACTATATGGTTCACATCTATTTATTGAACGTGATTCACACATCTCTCAAGGTCTTCTTCGGGCCTAATGTTGGGAATCACTTTAGCGTCCCGAATGTAATGAGTTTATGGTTGATCGCGGCCGCCTTAGTCCCCGTACTTTGGTACTTATGCAGATGGTACGGAAAAATTAAGAAAGGAAGCTCCAACCCCATTTTCAAGTACATATAATTAGGTGAATTCGCAGCTGTCTAACCTTTAAACACCCAGGTGATTATTTACCTGGGTTTTCCTGCCTGGCCTGTATACCTTTTATCATGAAGGGACATGATACATGCTCAGGGCAACCACTCAATCACTTATGATTTTGACAAGGACATTCCTTGGAACCAAGGTTTGACCCTTTCTCAAACTCTTCTGCCAATTCCTGCGAATTGTTCCTTTATTAATGAGCTAACAAAAAATGAAAAGCACGCCGCTTCTTGGGTTCTCGGACTTCTAGCTGCAAGTGCCATTAAAGAACACGAAAAAGTTCTGAACCAAATGCGGACTATTTGTTTTGAGCGCGAACCAAAAGCAAAAAACAACCATGCATTCGCCATGGAGGGCAAACAGTTCTTCCTGGAAGAAGCTGTCCATTCTGCGGCCTTCTCTCGTTTTCTTGATATGACTGCCAAAGAATTAAACCTTTCAAGGGAAGAGCTATCCAGCTTCTTACCGTCTTTCGATAAGAAATCATTAGTGGCAAGACTTTACGCCTTCGAAGGCCTCTTAGGTGGCAAGGCCATCTGGTGGACAGTTGCTGCAACCGAAGAAGAAAGTATTCGTCTTTTTCAGCAAATGGCCCCTCATAAAAATCACACAGACTCAGTCTTTTTTAGTCTCAATCGCCTTCATTTCCTTGAAGAATCAAGACACTCGTCATTTTCATATGAAATGCTCTCAATGCCTGAACAGTCTTGGCGTAGACCAATCACAAGACTAAGTTTCGCAGTTTCACGTATCCTGCAAACAATTTGGCTCATCGGAGAACTCAAGAGATTTCGTAAGGTCTCTCAATTTCAGGACCGTCACCCGATTTTAAAATCAATGAATCAGGTCGTAGAAAAGATCGATGTCCTTCCATTCAAATCTAAGTTGAAACTTATCTTCAATGAGATTTCTTATATCAAGATGATGACTCAACCTGAAAAGCATCCTCGTCTTAAAAAGACCCTCGCAAAAATTGGAGCATTTGTTCTTAAAACTCCGGGGATCAAATCATGAAAAAACCACTTTGTGTTTTCCTTCATGGCTATCCAAACAATCCGCTTCTTTGGAAAGAGCAGATTGAGAAGATGCAGGATCAATTTACGATCTTAAATCTTGCTCTACCTGGCAGCACCAACGGCCTTGTTTCTCAATCTGAGTTGAAATTAGAAAAAATCGTTAGAAATATTGTGGCCGAGATTACTGCTCAAAATAAAGATGAGATCATTCTCATTGGCCATGACGTTGGAAGCTTCATCCTTTCAGAAGTTTCTAAACATCTTTCAAATAAGGTCAAGGCCCAGGTCTTTATGGCCGGCATGGACTTCAAACTCTTCCGCAAGCGTCTTCTCTCATCAACTCAGTTCTTCAAATCTTGGTATGTATTTCTGCTTCAAATCCCGGGTCTCTCTGAGGCCTTCGTCGCTAAGTTTCGTCCTCTACTTTCGAAAAATGTCTACGACATGTCTCACATTGCAGAAAATGCATCACTAAGAACTGAAGCTCCTTTTGGCTTTACGCCGATTGGTCTTTATCGAGAGCTAAGAACGGGAATGTTTCTTTCAACGCCAAAGAAGTCTCAGGTTCCGACACTCCTTCTTTTTGGGAAAGACGATAAATTTATCAAAGCACCAAACTCACAAGACATACGTCCCTTTTACTCTGAAGCTGAAGTAAAGGTTTTAGACGGTGGTCACTGGTTTTTAAGAGAAAATCCGGAACTCGTAAATCAGACGATTCAGAATTTTCTTCAAAAGGCGGCCCTATGAAAATTACTTTCGCAAATTTTCGCAAAGACCCTTTTTTCTTCTTCAAGTATTTCACAGCTCAGATGCTAATCATGATGGTTCTTGGCTTCCTATGCAAAGACCTGGTTTCATCTGAACTGTCTTTGAACCTCAATCATCTCTTAGTTCTTCCACTTGCAGTGGTTTTTGGTCTTCAATTACCTGTGGCACTTCATAACGCCGTTCACTTTAATATTAAGCCGAGAATGCTCAATGAAATCGTGGGCGAAATCTGCGGCTTCTTCGTACTGTTTGGTATGGCCCCATTCAGAATCAGCCACGTCCTTCACCACGCGAATGCTGATGATCACGAGCTTGATCCACATCCTCCAATGGGAAAGAACTTCTTGTACTTCCTTGCCACAACTCAACTGAATACAGTTCGCGTAATCAGTAACCAATACTTTAGTATCCACGGTCGCTCTGCAAAGACTTATTCAATTATGGGCACGCAGATGGCGGCCTACTATGTAGGTCTTGCTTTGCGGGCATTCATTTGGTGGAAGGTCTTGGGACCAACTTACTTCGTGGCCTTCTACTTACCGGCCTATTTAACAAACTTAGTGGTATTCGCTCACATCAACTGGGCAACACATAAGACAATGGAAGATGGCTCAGTTGAAATTGTGAACCTTAATCACAATCTTTACTATAAGACGGTAAACTTCCTAGGTGCCGGTGCTTACTATCATCTTAACCATCACTTAAAACCGAATCTTTATGATCCTTCTAAGTACGAGGCTCCGGTGGCGAAGAAGCCCAAGCTTTGTCTGGTTGAGGAGATCTCTGCCTGATACCTTCATATGATTTTATCATCGTTGGTGCAGGACTCGCAGGGCTCACGGCCCATCATCGCCTAGTTCAAAACGGCTTCTCAGTTCTTCAAATTGAAAAAGACACGATCGTTGGTGGTCGAGTAAGAACTCTTAACCTTCAAGGAGCAAAGGCGGATGTCGGAGCTCAGTTCTTCACTCGTGGCTATCCTCTCATCTCCAATCTAGTAAAAGAACTAAAACTTGAAACCCAAGATAGCTGTGCGCTCATGGGTTTTATGATGAAAGAGAAGAATCTTGTCGTTAACACCAAGAATCCATTTTCATCGCTAACTCAAGGATTAGTTTCTCCGAGATCATTCCTGAAGCTCGCTCAGATTCTTGTCTATTTTAAATTAAAGCACCGAAAGCTTGCTCTGGAAGACATCACTGCGCTGGCAAAGTTTGATAACATGAGTGCGGAAGACTTTTGTCTTAAATACTTAAATGACGAAATTCTTCGCAACTTCTTTGCTCCCTACTTCTCAGCTTTTAACTACGCCTTTGCTAATGAACTATCGGCCTCCATGATGGTGCGAGCTCTCGCTCATATGGCAGAAGGGAAATCACTATTTGGTTTGAGTGAGGGGCTTGCAGGACTCCCTCTTACTTTGGCCCAAAACAAAAACATCATGACTGATACGGCCGTCCATCAGATAAAGGGTGAAGAAGTCACAACTGATAAAGGTGTGTTTAAAGGAAAGAAGATTATTGTTGCGACTACGGCCACTGTCGCAGAAAAGCTTCTGAA
Encoded here:
- a CDS encoding protoporphyrinogen/coproporphyrinogen oxidase, translated to MVGAGLAGLTAHHRLVQNGFSVLQIEKDTIVGGRVRTLNLQGAKADVGAQFFTRGYPLISNLVKELKLETQDSCALMGFMMKEKNLVVNTKNPFSSLTQGLVSPRSFLKLAQILVYFKLKHRKLALEDITALAKFDNMSAEDFCLKYLNDEILRNFFAPYFSAFNYAFANELSASMMVRALAHMAEGKSLFGLSEGLAGLPLTLAQNKNIMTDTAVHQIKGEEVTTDKGVFKGKKIIVATTATVAEKLLKDKFPTSLKTKYSPSTHEAILCKKNIKKGPYGTLVLPERNPFINVVTNEAQKNTKLVPEGLKLIGVLRSREGHSQNDFSDKWRLLGIKEADVLDYRITKWDEAIPVCAPGRAKEVLAYRESLKATDQLFLAGDYLGTPCAEGAVESGTFIASLFTR
- a CDS encoding DUF1624 domain-containing protein, yielding MKRQISIDATRGLVMLLMLVDHAREFFYYHAQVSDPVNIATTPADLFFTRLSAHLCAPVFVALTGLAAYLYQSKNGKSATSEFLLKRGLFLIVLELTVISFGWSFSFTPSMMFLQVIWAIGVSMICLSGILWLPRKALIALGLTIVIGHNILDPISFDSGIAHTLWAIIHDRGIIDIFGMKVRTSYPVLPWIGVITLGFGIGPWFSTNQESKNKNLINTGLIFLITFLLLRMINIYGEPLPWKIENNFVQTVMSFFNLTKYPPSLDFLLLTLGTGMLLLRGLEKETRFTRFLAVFGSTPLFYYMVHIYLLNVIHTSLKVFFGPNVGNHFSVPNVMSLWLIAAALVPVLWYLCRWYGKIKKGSSNPIFKYI
- a CDS encoding GFA family protein, with the protein product MTKLKGTCYCGNIHLTLTLSEPADAYHPRACDCDFCQKQNISYISDPKGTLSFEFKNQVGHFRQGSESAEFLFCKHCSFVVGVTYQEDDVLYGAVNSEVINGRFGEKVTASPKKLSKIEKTTRWKQVWFSNVSLRAQV
- a CDS encoding fatty acid desaturase — protein: MKITFANFRKDPFFFFKYFTAQMLIMMVLGFLCKDLVSSELSLNLNHLLVLPLAVVFGLQLPVALHNAVHFNIKPRMLNEIVGEICGFFVLFGMAPFRISHVLHHANADDHELDPHPPMGKNFLYFLATTQLNTVRVISNQYFSIHGRSAKTYSIMGTQMAAYYVGLALRAFIWWKVLGPTYFVAFYLPAYLTNLVVFAHINWATHKTMEDGSVEIVNLNHNLYYKTVNFLGAGAYYHLNHHLKPNLYDPSKYEAPVAKKPKLCLVEEISA
- a CDS encoding alpha/beta fold hydrolase, producing the protein MKKPLCVFLHGYPNNPLLWKEQIEKMQDQFTILNLALPGSTNGLVSQSELKLEKIVRNIVAEITAQNKDEIILIGHDVGSFILSEVSKHLSNKVKAQVFMAGMDFKLFRKRLLSSTQFFKSWYVFLLQIPGLSEAFVAKFRPLLSKNVYDMSHIAENASLRTEAPFGFTPIGLYRELRTGMFLSTPKKSQVPTLLLFGKDDKFIKAPNSQDIRPFYSEAEVKVLDGGHWFLRENPELVNQTIQNFLQKAAL
- a CDS encoding HAD family hydrolase; amino-acid sequence: MKNILITLSFLLIACATPKKEKAPPAPLPSWANTQVKENILDYIKVITDPKNPDFIPVEDRIATFDNDGTIWAEKPVVQGLFAIERAKEMGMKVSPRPSEKEFLKIVLKTHTGMTDEAFEKEVKEFFDTALHPTYKVPIDQTVYQPQLELMQLLKDHGFTIYISSGGTIEFMRTFSQRLYQIPGERVIGSNFAYAFEPKTNQLNRLQKFEFNNDKEKKPIGIQRNIGKRPVIACGNVGNEGDVQMLRYSQGSKYRSLQLLVNHDDGAREFVYGEPKNTSLNWAQQYKWNVISMKKDWLKVFPDKKEAVE